A window from Balaenoptera musculus isolate JJ_BM4_2016_0621 chromosome 8, mBalMus1.pri.v3, whole genome shotgun sequence encodes these proteins:
- the P2RY2 gene encoding P2Y purinoceptor 2, with translation MATGPGLWNGTINGTWDGDELGYKCRFNENFKYVLLPVSYGVVCVLGLCLNAVALYIFLCRLKTWNASTTYMFHLAMSDALYAASLPLLVYYYARGDHWPFSTVLCKLVRFLFYTNLYCSILFLTCISVHRCLGVLRPLRSLRWGRARYARRVAVAVWVLVLACQAPVLYFVTTSARGGRITCHDTSAPELFSHFVAYSSVMLSLLFTVPFAIILVCYVLMARRLLKPTYGTTGGLPRAKRKSVRTIAVVLAVFALCFLPFHVTRTLYYSFRSLDLSCHTLNAINMAYKVTRPLASANSCLDPVLYFLAGQRLVRFARDAKAPTDPTPTTQPRRRLGLHRFNRTDTKRTEDSANSENSRKTESTPSGGENTKDIRL, from the coding sequence ATGGCCACAGGCCCAGGCCTCTGGAATGGCACCATCAATGGCACCTGGGATGGGGATGAGCTGGGCTACAAGTGCCGCTTCAATGAGAACTTCAAGTACGTGCTACTGCCTGTGTCCTACGGCGTGGTGTGCGTGCTCGGGCTGTGTCTGAACGCCGTGGCTCTCTACATCTTCCTGTGCCGCCTCAAGACCTGGAACGCCTCCACCACATACATGTTCCACTTGGCCATGTCGGATGCGCTGTACGCGGCCTCCCTGCCCCTGCTGGTCTATTACTACGCCCGTGGTGACCACTGGCCCTTCAGCACAGTGCTCTGCAAGCTGGTGCGCTTCCTCTTCTACACCAACCTTTACTGCAGCATCCTCTTCCTCACGTGCATCAGTGTGCACCGATGCCTGGGTGTCTTGCGTCCACTGCGCTCACTGCGCTGGGGCCGGGCCCGCTATGCCCGCAGGGTGGCCGTCGCCGTGTGGGTGCTGGTGCTGGCCTGCCAGGCACCCGTGCTTTACTTCGTCACCACCAGTGCACGTGGTGGCCGCATTACCTGCCACGACACCTCGGCACCCGAGCTCTTCAGCCACTTCGTGGCCTACAGCTCCGTCATGCTGAGCCTGCTCTTCACGGTGCCCTTCGCCATCATCCTGGTCTGTTATGTGCTCATGGCTCGGCGGCTGCTAAAGCCGACCTACGGGACCACGGGAGGCCTGCCGCGGGCCAAGCGCAAGTCGGTGCGCACCATTGCCGTGGTGCTAGCTGTCTTtgccctctgcttcctgcctttCCACGTCACCCGCACCCTCTACTACTCCTTCCGCTCGCTGGACCTCAGCTGCCACACCCTCAACGCCATCAACATGGCTTACAAGGTCACCCGGCCGCTGGCCAGCGCCAACAGTTGCCTTGACCCTGTGCTCTACTTCCTGGCTGGGCAGAGGCTCGTGCGCTTTGCTCGGGATGCCAAGGCACCCACAGACCCCACCCCTACCACCCAGCCTCGCCGCAGGCTGGGCCTGCACAGGTTCAACAGAACTGATACTAAGAGGACAGAAGACTCGGCCAACAGTGAGAACTCTAGAAAGACAGAGTCCACACCATCTGGTGGTGAAAACACTAAGGACATCCGGCTGTAG